Proteins co-encoded in one Haloarcula pelagica genomic window:
- the truA gene encoding tRNA pseudouridine(38-40) synthase TruA: protein MRAYRIAYDGRPFHGFQRQPDVGTVADELLAALDRLGVTDGAVPEGYAAAGRTDAGVSALAQTVAFGAPDWLSPAAFNSELPASVRAWASASVPETFHATHDAARRRYTYHLHAPAVDDKRARTALSALTGEHDFHNLTPDETGTVRDLSMELHRDGEFLVVGLTADGFCRQLVRRVVGLVAEIARGQREPSAVDRVLAPEPLDGPEGVAPAPAQPLVLTGVDYPGVEFTTDADALESARKVFGDLRAQRAAGTRVAGTVLDGLE, encoded by the coding sequence ATGCGCGCCTACCGGATCGCCTACGACGGCCGGCCGTTCCACGGCTTCCAGCGCCAGCCCGACGTGGGCACCGTCGCGGACGAACTCCTGGCCGCACTCGACCGACTCGGGGTGACCGACGGCGCGGTTCCGGAAGGGTACGCGGCGGCCGGGCGCACGGACGCTGGCGTCTCGGCACTCGCCCAGACCGTCGCCTTCGGGGCACCCGACTGGCTCTCGCCGGCCGCGTTCAACAGTGAACTCCCCGCGAGCGTACGGGCCTGGGCGAGCGCGAGCGTCCCCGAGACGTTCCACGCGACTCACGACGCCGCTCGGCGCCGCTACACCTACCACCTCCACGCGCCGGCGGTCGACGACAAGCGGGCGCGGACGGCCCTTTCTGCACTGACCGGCGAGCACGACTTCCACAACCTCACGCCGGACGAGACGGGCACGGTCAGAGACCTCTCGATGGAGCTTCACCGTGACGGCGAGTTTCTCGTGGTGGGACTGACCGCCGACGGGTTCTGCCGCCAACTCGTCCGTCGGGTCGTCGGCCTCGTCGCCGAGATCGCGCGCGGTCAGCGGGAGCCGTCGGCCGTCGACCGAGTGCTGGCGCCCGAGCCGCTGGACGGACCGGAAGGCGTCGCTCCGGCGCCCGCACAGCCGCTCGTGCTGACGGGCGTGGACTACCCCGGTGTCGAGTTCACGACGGACGCCGACGCGCTCGAAAGTGCCCGCAAGGTGTTCGGGGACCTGCGCGCCCAGCGGGCCGCCGGCACCCGCGTCGCCGGCACGGTTCTGGACGGACTGGAGTAG
- a CDS encoding mechanosensitive ion channel family protein: MVNPLQVGTGGEAVPPVAIEAGTVLNALVVMVVAYVVARGLSFVLTTVADRLEHHRFRVTLLIPLLKFLVYGGALYLVVRILFELTSTQLVAISGLLGAAIGLGLKDLLADLVGGVILVLEQPYQVGDKVGLGDHYGEITDIGLRSTSLVTPNDTLVVVPNFVFLNQSISNANDGETAMLAVVEFYIGVDADVGRAHEIVEEALVTSPYVYVTETHPATVVVEDDLYYRTITGKAYVNDLRNEFAFKSDVTERVLAAFAEAGIESPRAPAGGIDERPPE; encoded by the coding sequence GTGGTGAACCCGCTCCAGGTCGGTACCGGCGGGGAGGCGGTCCCGCCGGTGGCGATCGAGGCCGGGACGGTGCTCAACGCCCTCGTCGTCATGGTCGTCGCCTACGTCGTCGCCCGCGGGCTGAGTTTCGTGTTGACGACGGTCGCCGACCGACTGGAACATCACCGCTTTCGCGTGACGCTGTTGATCCCGCTCCTGAAGTTCCTCGTCTACGGCGGGGCGCTGTATCTCGTCGTCCGCATCCTCTTCGAGCTCACGTCCACGCAACTGGTCGCCATCTCCGGGCTGCTGGGCGCGGCGATCGGCCTGGGACTGAAGGACCTGCTCGCGGACCTGGTCGGCGGGGTCATCCTCGTCCTCGAACAGCCCTACCAGGTCGGGGACAAGGTCGGCTTAGGCGATCACTACGGCGAGATCACCGACATCGGCCTGCGGTCGACCTCGCTCGTCACGCCCAACGACACGCTCGTGGTCGTCCCGAACTTCGTCTTCCTGAACCAGTCGATATCGAACGCCAACGACGGCGAGACGGCGATGCTCGCGGTCGTCGAGTTCTACATCGGGGTCGACGCCGACGTGGGCCGCGCCCACGAGATCGTCGAGGAGGCGCTGGTCACCTCGCCGTACGTCTACGTCACCGAGACCCACCCCGCCACCGTCGTCGTCGAGGACGACCTCTACTACCGGACGATCACGGGGAAAGCGTACGTCAACGACCTCCGCAACGAGTTCGCGTTCAAGTCCGACGTGACCGAGCGGGTACTGGCGGCGTTTGCCGAGGCCGGCATCGAGTCCCCGCGGGCGCCCGCCGGCGGGATCGACGAGCGCCCGCCGGAGTGA
- a CDS encoding GNAT family N-acetyltransferase, giving the protein MGVDVPSRRPPPEFPRPPVAFTDRAGRAVEIDAYDGDADPLVAMYADFDADSRAQGLPPRHEDEIREWIEGLLAEGHNVVVWHDDRAVGHAVLVPYDGTSELAIFVHPAYQSVGIGSRLIRVLLGYGQQQDIGSVWLAVERTNHIAMRLYDSVGFETTTRDRAEYEMERSL; this is encoded by the coding sequence GTGGGCGTGGATGTCCCCAGCCGACGACCCCCCCCCGAGTTCCCGCGTCCACCCGTCGCGTTCACCGACCGGGCCGGCCGGGCGGTGGAGATCGACGCCTACGACGGGGACGCCGACCCCCTCGTGGCGATGTACGCCGACTTCGACGCCGACTCCCGTGCCCAGGGGTTGCCGCCCCGCCACGAGGACGAGATCCGCGAGTGGATCGAGGGCCTGCTGGCGGAGGGGCACAACGTCGTCGTCTGGCACGACGATCGGGCGGTGGGCCACGCCGTGTTGGTCCCCTACGACGGGACCTCGGAACTGGCGATCTTCGTCCACCCGGCCTACCAGTCGGTCGGGATCGGCTCACGACTCATCCGGGTCCTGCTCGGTTACGGCCAACAGCAGGACATCGGGAGCGTCTGGCTCGCCGTCGAGCGGACCAACCACATCGCCATGCGGCTGTACGACTCCGTGGGCTTCGAGACGACGACCCGGGACCGCGCCGAGTACGAGATGGAGCGGTCGCTGTAG
- a CDS encoding SHOCT domain-containing protein codes for MLPTLRKKKLMGVVGTLSFGLSALFAVLNLGTLVPATFVLGTFVLLPLIGILGEDFPLVEPEPPESEAGENQATGAPGADEQTATSGQSPVEQLRERYARGEIGEDEFERRLERLLETEQVDTRHERTGDREFEIE; via the coding sequence ATGCTGCCCACTCTCCGCAAAAAGAAGCTCATGGGCGTCGTCGGCACGCTCTCCTTTGGCCTGTCGGCGCTGTTTGCCGTCCTCAATCTCGGCACGCTCGTCCCGGCGACGTTCGTCCTCGGGACCTTCGTGCTCCTGCCGCTGATCGGGATTCTCGGTGAGGACTTCCCGCTCGTCGAGCCCGAACCGCCCGAGTCCGAGGCTGGCGAGAACCAGGCTACGGGGGCGCCCGGCGCCGACGAGCAGACGGCCACGTCCGGCCAGTCACCGGTCGAACAGCTCCGGGAGCGGTACGCTCGCGGCGAGATCGGCGAAGACGAGTTCGAGCGCCGACTCGAACGGTTGCTCGAAACCGAACAGGTCGACACGCGCCACGAACGGACCGGCGACCGCGAGTTCGAGATCGAGTGA
- the hisS gene encoding histidine--tRNA ligase: MYDRVKGFRDFYPEEMQARRWAMDTIEDVAARYGFREIGTPALEATEMYVDKSGEEIVEELYSFEDKGGRDVALTPELTPSVARMVVAKQQALSKPIKWVSTRPFWRYEQVQQGRFREFYQTNVDIFGSSDPAADAEVLAVAVDMLTDLGLSAEDFEIRVSHRDILSGLLESFDADVDTREAIRAVDKRAKVDRDEYLDALYETGLSYDQAETFDELLQTGEDDLADLADRTDAVAEATENLRAVLSATEDFGVREYLTLSLSTARGLDYYTGVVFECFDSTGSVSRAVFGGGRYDDLIEGFGGQPTPAVGFAPGHATLQLLCERAGVWPEEALSTDYYVLQVGDTRATAARIARDLRDLGHVVESDVASRSFGAQMGYADDINAETVVIVGEQDLENDEVTIKEMDEGEQVAVPVDAFPGGHDRPTYADFAE, translated from the coding sequence ATGTACGACCGGGTCAAGGGCTTTCGTGACTTCTACCCCGAGGAGATGCAGGCACGCCGCTGGGCGATGGACACCATCGAGGACGTGGCCGCCCGCTACGGGTTCCGTGAGATCGGGACGCCGGCGCTCGAAGCGACCGAGATGTACGTCGACAAGAGCGGCGAGGAGATCGTCGAGGAGCTGTACAGCTTCGAGGACAAGGGCGGGCGCGACGTGGCGCTGACCCCGGAGCTGACCCCATCGGTCGCCCGGATGGTCGTCGCCAAACAGCAGGCACTCTCGAAGCCGATCAAGTGGGTCTCGACGCGGCCGTTCTGGCGCTACGAGCAGGTCCAGCAGGGCCGGTTCCGGGAGTTCTACCAGACCAACGTCGACATCTTCGGCTCGTCTGACCCCGCGGCCGACGCCGAGGTTCTGGCCGTCGCCGTCGACATGCTCACCGACCTGGGCCTCTCGGCCGAGGACTTCGAGATCCGCGTCTCCCACCGCGACATCCTCTCTGGTCTGCTGGAGAGTTTCGACGCCGATGTGGACACCCGGGAGGCGATCCGGGCCGTCGACAAGCGCGCGAAGGTCGACCGCGACGAGTACCTCGATGCGCTGTACGAGACGGGGCTGAGCTACGACCAGGCAGAGACCTTCGACGAGTTGCTCCAGACCGGCGAGGACGACCTAGCCGACCTGGCCGACCGGACCGACGCCGTCGCCGAGGCCACGGAGAACCTCCGGGCGGTCCTTTCGGCGACCGAGGACTTCGGCGTCCGTGAGTACCTGACGCTGTCGCTGTCGACCGCCCGCGGGCTGGACTACTACACCGGCGTCGTCTTCGAGTGTTTCGACTCCACGGGGTCGGTCTCCCGGGCGGTCTTCGGCGGCGGGCGCTACGACGACCTCATCGAGGGCTTCGGCGGCCAGCCCACGCCCGCGGTCGGCTTCGCGCCCGGCCACGCCACCCTCCAGTTGCTGTGTGAGCGGGCCGGCGTCTGGCCCGAGGAGGCGCTGTCGACGGACTACTACGTCCTCCAGGTCGGCGACACCCGCGCGACCGCGGCCCGGATCGCCCGGGACCTCCGCGACCTGGGCCACGTCGTCGAGAGCGACGTGGCGAGTCGCTCCTTTGGCGCACAGATGGGCTACGCCGACGACATCAACGCCGAGACGGTCGTCATCGTCGGCGAGCAGGACCTCGAAAACGACGAGGTGACGATAAAGGAGATGGACGAAGGCGAGCAGGTCGCCGTCCCGGTCGACGCGTTCCCCGGCGGGCACGACCGCCCGACCTACGCGGATTTCGCCGAGTGA
- a CDS encoding DUF7411 family protein, whose product MRCGLCYSAGKDSTLAALVLDPFYDVTLVSGTFGVVDPDPAREAADAVGFAHRTVDLDRAVAEAAVERMSADGFPRNAIQQVHEHAVETVAERADALDIDAVADGTRRDDRVPTIDRPLAQSVEDRFGVDYLAPLAGIGRGAIDAMAERELVVETGPSERIPKADYEVELRALLADEYGQAAVDEVFPEHTQSRVRGLAE is encoded by the coding sequence ATGCGCTGTGGACTGTGTTACAGCGCGGGGAAGGACTCGACGCTCGCGGCGCTGGTGCTCGACCCCTTCTACGACGTGACGCTGGTCAGTGGCACCTTCGGCGTCGTCGACCCCGACCCGGCCCGCGAGGCGGCCGACGCCGTCGGCTTCGCTCACCGGACCGTCGACCTCGACAGGGCGGTCGCCGAGGCGGCCGTCGAACGGATGTCCGCCGACGGCTTCCCGCGGAACGCGATCCAGCAGGTCCACGAACACGCCGTCGAGACGGTCGCCGAGCGGGCCGACGCTCTCGATATCGACGCCGTCGCCGACGGTACCCGCCGTGACGACCGGGTGCCGACGATCGACCGACCGCTCGCCCAGAGCGTAGAGGACCGCTTCGGCGTCGACTACCTCGCACCGCTCGCGGGGATCGGCCGGGGCGCCATCGACGCGATGGCCGAACGGGAACTCGTGGTCGAGACTGGCCCCAGCGAGCGGATTCCGAAGGCCGACTACGAGGTCGAACTCCGGGCGCTGCTGGCCGACGAGTACGGCCAGGCGGCCGTCGACGAGGTGTTTCCCGAGCACACGCAGTCGCGGGTGCGTGGGTTGGCGGAGTAG
- a CDS encoding DNA-binding protein → MSGDPNEEELDELRKKKMEQLKEQQEGEDAEAQQAAQQQADAQKKAILRQHLSDGARKRLNTVKMSKPDVGEQIEQQVVALAQSGRIQGQIDEEKMKQLLQELTPDSKSFDIKRR, encoded by the coding sequence ATGAGTGGCGACCCGAACGAGGAGGAACTCGACGAACTCCGCAAGAAGAAGATGGAACAGCTCAAAGAACAGCAGGAGGGCGAGGACGCAGAGGCCCAGCAGGCCGCTCAGCAACAGGCCGACGCCCAGAAGAAGGCCATCCTCCGACAGCACCTCTCGGACGGCGCCCGCAAGCGGCTCAACACCGTCAAGATGTCCAAACCCGACGTGGGCGAGCAGATCGAACAGCAGGTCGTCGCGCTGGCCCAGAGCGGCCGCATCCAGGGCCAGATCGACGAGGAGAAGATGAAACAGCTCCTCCAGGAGCTGACCCCCGACTCCAAGAGCTTCGACATCAAGCGCCGGTAG
- a CDS encoding 30S ribosomal protein S19e, whose protein sequence is MTTLYDAPPEELIEALTEKLADEDDIEQPDWAVVAKTGVDRELPPEQDDFWQRRAASLLRKVAVDGPVGVNSLRSEYGSSKQGTTRYRVRPKQKSKGSGNVIRTALQQLEDAGYVETSEADGRRITGEGRSLLDDTAGEVLEDLDRPELERYA, encoded by the coding sequence ATGACGACACTCTACGACGCTCCGCCCGAGGAACTCATCGAGGCGCTCACTGAGAAACTCGCCGACGAGGACGACATCGAACAGCCCGACTGGGCCGTCGTCGCCAAGACCGGCGTCGACCGCGAACTCCCGCCCGAGCAGGACGACTTCTGGCAGCGACGCGCGGCCAGCCTGCTCCGGAAGGTCGCCGTCGACGGGCCGGTCGGCGTCAACAGCCTCCGCAGCGAGTACGGCAGTTCGAAACAGGGCACCACCCGCTACCGGGTCCGCCCCAAGCAGAAGTCCAAGGGCTCGGGCAACGTCATCCGGACCGCCCTCCAGCAGCTCGAAGACGCCGGCTACGTCGAGACCAGCGAGGCCGACGGCCGCCGGATCACCGGCGAAGGCCGCAGCCTCCTCGACGACACCGCCGGCGAGGTCCTCGAAGACCTCGACCGCCCGGAACTGGAACGGTACGCCTAG
- a CDS encoding lysylphosphatidylglycerol synthase transmembrane domain-containing protein yields the protein MDDSRWATVLGFAGALAVLGALVWLVGIDETVDALTRADPAGLALVLGIAVLWLTAWGLALWTVLHALAVPIPAHTAVLVFAGAIFSNNVTPFGQAGGEPLSALLISTAADSEYETGLAAIASVDTIHFVPSLFYAVVGFTFVAAGAVRLGRNLMFAAIAVAVLTIGLPVAAYLGWRYRYELEATVVRLFTPLLRFLGRVVPGRSVPTTAGIERRIESFFAAIDRVAADRWTLVRTLGFSALGWACLVASLWTSLYAVGVTVPVASVLLVVPVGSIASIAPLPGGSGAIETVLVTLLVSTTPATLVLATSAVLIHRGATYWLPTLVGAGVATALGADRATARG from the coding sequence ATGGACGACAGCCGGTGGGCGACGGTGCTGGGGTTTGCCGGCGCGCTGGCCGTCCTCGGGGCGCTGGTCTGGCTCGTCGGCATCGACGAGACGGTCGACGCGCTCACCCGCGCTGATCCGGCCGGACTGGCCCTCGTGCTCGGGATCGCCGTCCTCTGGCTCACGGCCTGGGGACTGGCGCTGTGGACCGTCCTGCACGCGCTCGCGGTCCCGATCCCGGCCCACACGGCCGTCCTCGTGTTCGCCGGCGCCATCTTCTCGAACAACGTCACGCCGTTCGGGCAGGCCGGCGGGGAGCCGCTGAGTGCTTTATTGATCTCGACGGCCGCCGATAGCGAGTACGAGACCGGGCTGGCCGCCATCGCCAGTGTCGACACGATCCACTTCGTCCCGTCGCTCTTCTACGCCGTCGTCGGGTTCACGTTCGTCGCGGCCGGCGCGGTCCGGCTCGGGCGGAACCTCATGTTCGCCGCCATCGCGGTCGCCGTGTTGACGATCGGACTCCCCGTCGCCGCGTACCTCGGGTGGCGCTACCGGTACGAGCTCGAAGCGACGGTCGTCCGCCTGTTCACACCGCTGTTGCGGTTTCTCGGCCGAGTGGTGCCGGGTCGGTCCGTGCCCACTACCGCCGGCATCGAGCGCCGTATCGAGAGCTTCTTCGCGGCGATCGACCGGGTCGCGGCCGACCGCTGGACGCTCGTCCGGACGCTCGGGTTCTCGGCGCTGGGGTGGGCCTGCCTGGTCGCCTCGCTGTGGACCTCGCTGTACGCCGTCGGTGTCACCGTTCCGGTGGCGTCGGTGCTGCTGGTCGTCCCGGTCGGTTCGATCGCCAGCATCGCGCCGCTGCCCGGCGGGTCGGGCGCGATAGAGACCGTTTTAGTGACGCTGCTGGTCTCGACGACGCCGGCGACGCTGGTGCTTGCGACTTCGGCGGTGTTGATCCACCGGGGTGCTACGTACTGGCTCCCCACGCTAGTCGGGGCCGGCGTGGCGACGGCGCTGGGCGCCGACCGCGCGACGGCACGCGGGTGA
- the thiL gene encoding thiamine-phosphate kinase, with amino-acid sequence MDERAALGLLGERLPAAGDDCAVVDGQVLTTDMLHETTDFPDGTTRYTAGWRAVGASLSDVAAMGADATAAVAVYGAPAFEESALLAFVDGASDVCDAVGAEYVGGDLDGHAEFTTATTALGRTDDPVRRSGASPGEAVCVTGTLGRSGAALELFEAGETERANELFRFEPRVRAGTALAPYATAMMDSSDGLARSLHQLCEASGCGVTVESPLPIDGAVDSVAADDQERLELGVFFGEDFELVCTVPEAKLSAAREAVPCPLARIGTTTAGGVTLDGESLPDRGYSH; translated from the coding sequence ATGGACGAGCGGGCTGCACTCGGACTGCTCGGCGAGCGCCTGCCGGCCGCCGGCGACGACTGTGCGGTCGTCGACGGCCAGGTGCTGACGACCGACATGCTCCACGAGACCACGGACTTCCCCGACGGAACGACCCGCTACACGGCGGGGTGGCGAGCAGTCGGCGCCTCGCTGTCGGACGTGGCGGCGATGGGCGCCGACGCGACCGCTGCGGTGGCCGTCTACGGCGCGCCCGCCTTCGAGGAGTCGGCCCTGCTCGCGTTCGTCGACGGTGCAAGCGATGTCTGTGACGCCGTCGGCGCCGAGTACGTCGGCGGGGACCTGGACGGCCACGCGGAGTTCACGACGGCGACGACGGCACTGGGCCGGACGGACGACCCGGTCAGACGGTCGGGCGCCAGTCCCGGCGAGGCCGTCTGTGTCACGGGGACACTCGGTCGCTCGGGGGCCGCGCTCGAACTGTTCGAGGCGGGCGAAACCGAGCGGGCCAACGAGCTGTTCAGATTCGAACCGCGGGTGCGTGCGGGGACGGCGCTCGCACCGTACGCGACCGCGATGATGGACTCCAGCGACGGGCTGGCCCGGTCGCTCCACCAGCTCTGTGAAGCCAGCGGCTGTGGCGTCACGGTCGAGTCGCCGCTCCCGATCGACGGGGCCGTCGATTCAGTCGCGGCCGACGACCAGGAGCGGCTGGAACTGGGCGTGTTCTTCGGCGAGGACTTCGAGTTGGTCTGTACGGTCCCGGAGGCGAAACTGTCGGCCGCACGCGAGGCCGTCCCGTGTCCGCTGGCGCGGATCGGGACGACGACGGCCGGCGGGGTGACTCTCGACGGGGAGTCACTCCCCGATCGGGGCTACTCGCACTGA
- a CDS encoding site-2 protease family protein translates to MSRSDERPPPPEALAGVFQIWSVERDGETVRYVGDPLVPPDSVVDELRTAFGQRGYDLRLERRSTAETPRTEATRVPTTGGQAYVLVAEPATDTRSIPWLNVVLLLATVASTLYVGATQWYYIPVADEPLRLFEAWPFVVAMLGVLGIHELGHYAAARYHGVDVTLPYFIPFPSLLGTMGAVINIRGRIPSRRALFDIGVAGPLAGLVATTVVTVVGLTLDPITVPQAVLESDAGYTIDFHDPLLLQGLDALVAAAGLRTTVGPGESLHPIVFAGWAGMFFTFLNLLPVGQLDGGHIVRAIVGQRQETVAAAVPGGLFALAGFLYLTRDPPPIGFGVWALWVFWGLLSLGFAYAGPARPTVDDPLDWRRTALGVGTFVLGLACFTPVPFEIAAAA, encoded by the coding sequence ATGAGTCGGTCCGACGAGCGCCCGCCACCGCCCGAAGCACTGGCTGGCGTCTTCCAGATCTGGTCGGTCGAGCGCGACGGTGAGACGGTCCGATACGTCGGTGACCCGCTCGTCCCGCCGGATAGCGTCGTCGACGAGCTACGGACGGCGTTCGGCCAGCGGGGCTACGATCTGCGGCTCGAACGACGATCGACTGCCGAGACGCCCCGCACCGAGGCGACGCGTGTCCCGACCACGGGCGGACAGGCTTACGTCCTCGTCGCCGAACCGGCGACCGACACGCGGTCGATCCCCTGGCTGAACGTCGTCCTCCTGCTCGCGACCGTCGCGTCGACGCTGTACGTCGGCGCGACACAGTGGTACTACATTCCGGTGGCCGACGAGCCGTTGCGGCTGTTCGAGGCCTGGCCCTTCGTCGTCGCGATGCTGGGCGTCCTGGGGATCCACGAACTCGGCCACTACGCCGCCGCGCGGTACCACGGTGTCGACGTGACACTCCCGTATTTCATCCCGTTTCCCTCGCTGCTGGGCACGATGGGCGCGGTCATCAACATCCGCGGACGGATCCCGAGCCGCCGCGCGCTGTTCGACATCGGCGTCGCGGGGCCGCTCGCCGGGCTGGTGGCGACGACTGTCGTCACCGTCGTCGGCCTGACACTGGACCCGATCACGGTCCCGCAGGCGGTGCTCGAAAGCGACGCCGGCTACACGATCGACTTCCACGACCCGCTGCTGTTACAGGGGCTCGACGCGCTCGTCGCTGCCGCCGGCCTGCGGACGACCGTCGGTCCCGGCGAGTCGCTCCACCCCATCGTCTTCGCCGGCTGGGCGGGGATGTTCTTCACCTTCCTGAACCTCCTGCCGGTGGGACAGCTCGACGGGGGCCACATCGTCCGGGCCATCGTCGGCCAGCGCCAGGAGACCGTCGCCGCGGCCGTCCCGGGCGGGCTGTTCGCGTTGGCGGGGTTCCTGTATCTCACCCGCGATCCGCCGCCGATCGGCTTTGGCGTGTGGGCGCTGTGGGTGTTCTGGGGGCTCCTGTCGCTTGGCTTTGCCTACGCCGGGCCGGCGCGCCCGACCGTCGACGACCCCCTGGACTGGCGTCGGACCGCGCTAGGCGTGGGGACGTTCGTCCTCGGGCTGGCGTGTTTCACGCCCGTTCCGTTCGAGATCGCGGCGGCCGCCTGA
- a CDS encoding DUF7123 family protein, whose protein sequence is MSATLSPSNEEEPSKEERLKSFLAEKAADGEMYFKSKFIAEEVGLSPKEIGALMVKLKDSASELQVEKWSYTSATTWRVEPA, encoded by the coding sequence ATGAGCGCTACCCTATCGCCCTCCAACGAGGAAGAGCCCTCCAAAGAAGAGCGCCTCAAATCCTTCCTCGCCGAGAAGGCAGCAGACGGTGAGATGTACTTCAAGAGCAAATTCATCGCAGAGGAGGTCGGTCTCTCACCCAAGGAGATCGGCGCACTGATGGTGAAGCTCAAAGACAGCGCATCCGAACTGCAAGTCGAGAAGTGGTCGTACACGAGCGCGACGACGTGGCGCGTCGAGCCAGCGTGA
- the pyrH gene encoding UMP kinase: MNVVVSVGGSVLAPDLDSGRVAAYAEALQSLDEQGHTLGAVVGGGPTARRYIGAARDLGANEIELDQLGIAVTRLNGRLLIAALDDRAASTPAESYEAGREAIRRGDIPVLGGIVAAQTTDAVAAAFAEYVDADLLVYATSVPGVYDADPNEDPEATRFDEITADELVGVIAEMEMDAGSNAPVDLLAAKVIQRSGIPAVVLDGTDPERVVRAVRDDDFDGTEVLPEG, translated from the coding sequence ATGAACGTCGTCGTCTCCGTCGGCGGGAGCGTCCTGGCCCCGGATCTCGACTCCGGCCGGGTCGCTGCGTACGCCGAGGCGCTCCAGTCGCTCGACGAACAGGGACACACACTCGGAGCCGTCGTGGGCGGCGGCCCGACCGCCAGGCGGTACATCGGCGCCGCACGCGATCTCGGCGCCAACGAGATCGAGCTCGACCAACTCGGCATCGCCGTCACGCGGTTGAACGGTCGGTTGCTCATCGCCGCGCTGGACGACCGGGCCGCATCGACCCCCGCCGAAAGTTACGAAGCCGGCCGCGAGGCGATCCGGCGTGGAGACATCCCAGTCCTGGGTGGGATCGTCGCGGCACAGACCACCGACGCCGTCGCCGCGGCCTTCGCCGAGTACGTCGACGCCGACCTGTTGGTGTATGCGACCTCCGTGCCCGGCGTCTACGACGCCGACCCGAACGAGGACCCCGAGGCGACCCGCTTCGACGAGATCACCGCGGACGAGTTGGTCGGTGTCATCGCGGAGATGGAGATGGACGCCGGGAGCAACGCCCCGGTCGACCTGCTGGCCGCGAAGGTGATCCAGCGGTCGGGCATCCCGGCAGTCGTGCTCGACGGCACCGATCCGGAGCGCGTCGTGCGTGCGGTGCGTGACGACGACTTCGACGGCACCGAAGTACTCCCGGAGGGCTGA